Proteins from a genomic interval of Pseudomonas sp. RC10:
- a CDS encoding glycosyltransferase: MIGIIVPAHNEELYLDDCIKSLIAAAGHEDLGGEAVEILIVLDDCSDSSAQIARAHGVHTHPCNHRNVGMTRAAGARRMLDRGARWLAFTDADTVVPYAWLAEQIAFGADAVCGIVQVDDWSEHTPQVRERYDALYRPVDDHRHIHGANLGVSSDAYLRAGGFKALAAHEDVHLVADLERIGARIVWTARNSVTTSARKHCRCKEGFGDYLNSLATQTLLG; this comes from the coding sequence ATGATTGGAATCATTGTCCCCGCACACAACGAAGAGCTGTATCTGGATGACTGCATCAAATCGCTGATCGCCGCTGCCGGTCATGAAGACCTGGGCGGCGAGGCGGTCGAGATTCTGATCGTCCTCGACGACTGTTCCGACAGTTCGGCGCAGATTGCACGCGCCCATGGCGTACACACCCATCCGTGCAACCACCGCAACGTCGGCATGACCCGCGCAGCAGGCGCCCGGCGCATGCTGGACCGAGGCGCGCGCTGGCTCGCGTTCACAGACGCCGATACTGTTGTGCCGTACGCGTGGCTGGCGGAGCAAATCGCGTTCGGCGCTGACGCAGTCTGCGGCATCGTGCAGGTGGACGATTGGTCCGAACACACACCGCAGGTGCGTGAGCGATACGACGCGCTTTATCGCCCGGTGGATGATCACCGTCACATCCACGGCGCGAATCTGGGCGTGTCTTCCGACGCCTACCTCCGAGCCGGAGGATTCAAGGCGCTGGCCGCCCATGAAGACGTGCATTTGGTCGCGGACCTCGAACGCATCGGCGCTCGCATCGTCTGGACCGCGCGTAACAGCGTGACCACCAGCGCCCGTAAGCACTGTCGATGCAAGGAAGGCTTCGGCGATTACCTGAATTCACTGGCGACTCAAACGTTATTAGGCTAA
- a CDS encoding Nramp family divalent metal transporter, giving the protein MPSASVALPKSGNWFKRLLAFTGPGYMVAVGYMDPGNWATDLAGGSQFGYLLLSVILLSNLMAIVLQALSARLGIATGWDLARACRERYSRPVCIALWLACEIAIIACDLAEVIGTAIALNLLFGIPLVWGAVISAIDVFLIFLLMGKGFRALEAFVIALLLIIFGCFAIQMVLARPDMAELFAGFIPKAEIVTNPAALYLAIGIIGATVMPHNLYLHSSIVQTRAYPRTDEGRRIGLRWSVTDSTIALTLALFVNAAILITAATVFHKAGKTDVVEIEQAYHLLSPMLGVGIASALFAIALLASGINSTVTATLAGQIVMEGFLKLKLPGWVRRLLTRGLAIIPVIVVTSIYGSEGTAKLLVLSQVILSMQLPFAIVPLVRFVSNRKLMGNLVAGPLLTSVAWVIALLIIGLNGVLLVGMFGD; this is encoded by the coding sequence ATGCCCAGTGCCAGTGTCGCCCTGCCAAAATCGGGTAACTGGTTCAAACGACTGTTGGCGTTTACCGGGCCGGGCTACATGGTCGCGGTGGGCTATATGGACCCCGGCAACTGGGCGACGGACTTGGCCGGTGGCTCGCAGTTCGGCTATCTGCTGCTCTCCGTCATCCTCTTGTCCAACCTCATGGCCATCGTCCTGCAAGCGCTGTCGGCTCGGCTGGGCATCGCCACCGGCTGGGACCTGGCGCGTGCCTGCCGCGAACGCTACAGCCGTCCGGTGTGCATCGCCCTGTGGCTGGCCTGTGAAATTGCGATCATCGCTTGCGACCTGGCCGAAGTCATCGGCACCGCCATCGCTTTGAATTTGTTGTTCGGCATTCCGCTGGTGTGGGGCGCGGTGATTTCGGCCATCGACGTGTTTCTGATCTTCCTGTTGATGGGCAAAGGCTTCCGGGCGCTGGAAGCGTTCGTCATTGCCCTGCTTCTAATCATCTTCGGCTGCTTTGCGATACAGATGGTGCTGGCCCGCCCTGACATGGCGGAATTGTTCGCCGGGTTCATTCCCAAGGCGGAAATCGTCACCAACCCCGCCGCGCTGTACCTGGCCATCGGGATCATCGGTGCCACCGTGATGCCCCATAACCTGTACCTGCACTCCTCCATCGTGCAGACCCGCGCCTACCCGCGCACCGACGAAGGTCGTCGTATCGGCCTGCGCTGGTCGGTCACAGACAGCACCATCGCCCTGACCCTGGCGCTGTTTGTCAACGCTGCGATCCTGATCACGGCGGCCACGGTGTTTCACAAGGCGGGCAAGACCGACGTCGTGGAAATCGAGCAGGCCTACCATTTGCTGTCGCCCATGCTCGGTGTCGGCATCGCGTCAGCGCTGTTCGCCATCGCGCTGCTGGCGTCGGGGATCAACTCCACGGTGACCGCGACCCTCGCCGGACAGATCGTCATGGAAGGCTTTCTGAAGCTGAAGTTACCGGGCTGGGTGCGACGCTTGTTGACCCGAGGGCTGGCGATCATTCCGGTGATCGTCGTGACCAGTATTTACGGCTCGGAAGGCACGGCGAAGCTGCTGGTCTTGAGCCAGGTGATCCTGTCGATGCAACTGCCGTTCGCCATCGTGCCGCTGGTGCGATTCGTCTCCAACCGCAAGCTGATGGGCAATCTGGTGGCCGGGCCGCTGCTGACATCGGTGGCGTGGGTGATCGCTTTGCTGATCATCGGTCTGAACGGCGTGTTGCTGGTGGGGATGTTTGGGGACTGA
- a CDS encoding copper chaperone PCu(A)C, protein MTALFRIPALRRVLAVSLLAGISLSAVAETKVEDAWVRTSVPGQPSSGAFMRITADSDSKLLSVASPAATHVQVHEMSMTNDVMRMGPVDSVPLPAGKTVALEPNGYHVMLMGLVGQIKEGDHVPLTLTIENAKGERETVEVDAPAKSMAESMDMGHDHGDSH, encoded by the coding sequence ATGACCGCTCTGTTTCGTATTCCGGCCCTGCGCCGCGTGCTCGCCGTCTCTTTGCTGGCGGGCATCAGTCTGTCGGCGGTGGCAGAAACCAAGGTAGAAGACGCATGGGTCCGCACCAGCGTGCCGGGCCAGCCGTCCTCCGGCGCGTTCATGCGCATCACGGCAGACAGCGACAGCAAGCTGTTGAGCGTCGCGTCACCGGCAGCCACTCACGTGCAAGTCCACGAGATGAGCATGACCAACGACGTCATGCGCATGGGGCCCGTGGACTCGGTGCCGCTGCCAGCGGGCAAGACCGTGGCGCTGGAGCCGAACGGCTACCACGTCATGCTCATGGGGCTGGTGGGGCAGATCAAGGAAGGGGACCACGTGCCGCTGACGCTCACCATCGAAAACGCCAAGGGCGAGCGCGAGACTGTAGAGGTCGATGCCCCGGCGAAATCGATGGCCGAGAGCATGGACATGGGCCACGACCACGGCGACAGCCATTGA
- a CDS encoding SCO family protein: MNDLLTRRQVMTGMGILGLGLLAGCDGSTTALDFKYGKDLSNKIMGRTFKLTDTQGETKTLSSFRGLMPVVFFGFTQCPSVCPTALARAAQAKKMMGEEGKIMQVIFISIDPERDTPEILDAYVKQFDPSFVALRGTLEQTQQVAKEFGVFYEKVPIGDTYTMSHSATSYVFDTRGNLRLGLGPSLTAKQCAEDLLTVMEVC; the protein is encoded by the coding sequence ATGAATGATTTATTGACCCGCCGTCAGGTGATGACCGGCATGGGCATTCTGGGCCTGGGCCTGCTCGCGGGCTGCGACGGTTCGACCACCGCCCTGGATTTCAAGTACGGCAAGGACCTGAGCAACAAGATCATGGGCCGTACCTTCAAGCTCACCGACACCCAGGGCGAAACCAAGACCCTGTCCAGCTTTCGCGGGCTGATGCCGGTGGTGTTCTTCGGCTTTACCCAGTGCCCGTCGGTCTGTCCAACGGCCCTGGCCCGAGCGGCTCAGGCCAAGAAGATGATGGGCGAGGAAGGCAAGATCATGCAGGTGATCTTCATCAGCATCGACCCTGAACGGGACACCCCGGAAATCCTCGACGCTTACGTCAAGCAGTTCGACCCGAGCTTCGTCGCCTTGCGCGGCACGCTGGAGCAAACGCAGCAGGTAGCCAAGGAATTCGGCGTGTTCTATGAAAAGGTGCCGATTGGCGACACGTACACCATGTCCCATTCCGCCACCAGTTACGTGTTCGACACCCGAGGCAATTTGCGCCTGGGCCTCGGTCCTTCGCTGACCGCCAAGCAATGCGCCGAAGACTTGCTCACTGTCATGGAGGTCTGCTGA
- a CDS encoding DUF2946 domain-containing protein gives MKFVRTHQSLIAWMLYGFILFSGLVCSLSHGQMLRAFNQTNPGMDCSEQHDLSGHMDMAQMGEHAQLMKLSMADCAFAGTLALSLVFFIGLGWMARSRRKLIPRSDYLLRKPPRHCLPGLSPQAP, from the coding sequence ATGAAATTCGTCCGAACCCATCAATCGCTCATTGCCTGGATGCTGTATGGCTTCATCCTGTTCAGTGGGCTTGTGTGCAGCCTGAGCCACGGCCAGATGCTGCGGGCGTTCAATCAGACGAATCCCGGCATGGACTGCAGCGAGCAACACGATCTGTCCGGGCACATGGACATGGCGCAGATGGGCGAGCATGCCCAACTCATGAAGCTGTCCATGGCCGACTGCGCCTTTGCGGGCACGCTGGCGCTGTCGCTGGTGTTTTTCATTGGCCTCGGCTGGATGGCGCGCAGCCGGCGCAAGCTCATCCCCCGTTCCGATTACCTGCTGCGCAAACCACCCCGACATTGCCTCCCCGGATTGTCGCCTCAGGCACCCTGA
- a CDS encoding acyl-CoA dehydrogenase family protein → MIDDHLREAMTLCIERGLDRLPMPGSGQTLLRWQHLAAVGGIDLSLLKLYEGHTDALAILQELACAPFTEPGIWGVWAAEPPSARVGVSARNGEEVRLNGRKAWCSGAQQIDYALITAWTADDQPQLVAVRLDQPGITIDAQAWQAVGMATTASVDVHFDNAVGHCVGESGAYLSRPGFWQGGAGIAAAWYGAAASLARSLHRQRQQGRPDPHADAHLGSVDAALHGASAALRACAAWIDADPAADARLPVQRVRAQVEMAVEHVCRHVGRALGATPFCRDPQFARLAVDLPVFIRQSHAERDLAQLGELIAARETEDWSL, encoded by the coding sequence ATGATCGATGACCACCTGCGCGAGGCCATGACGCTGTGCATCGAGCGCGGGCTGGATCGCCTGCCGATGCCCGGCAGCGGGCAGACCCTCCTGCGCTGGCAGCACCTGGCGGCGGTCGGCGGCATCGATCTGTCGCTGCTCAAGCTGTACGAAGGTCACACCGATGCGTTGGCCATCTTGCAGGAACTGGCGTGCGCACCGTTTACCGAGCCGGGCATCTGGGGCGTGTGGGCCGCTGAGCCGCCCTCGGCGCGAGTCGGGGTCAGTGCACGGAATGGCGAAGAGGTTCGCCTGAATGGCCGCAAAGCCTGGTGTTCCGGCGCGCAGCAGATTGATTACGCGCTGATCACCGCCTGGACCGCGGATGACCAGCCGCAACTGGTGGCCGTCCGACTCGATCAGCCCGGCATCACCATCGACGCGCAAGCCTGGCAGGCGGTTGGCATGGCCACCACCGCCAGTGTGGATGTGCATTTCGACAACGCTGTCGGGCATTGCGTCGGTGAGTCTGGCGCCTACCTATCGCGCCCCGGCTTCTGGCAAGGAGGCGCTGGCATCGCCGCTGCGTGGTATGGCGCCGCGGCCTCCCTCGCACGTTCGCTTCATAGACAGCGGCAACAGGGTCGACCCGATCCCCATGCAGATGCGCACCTTGGCTCGGTAGATGCCGCGCTGCATGGGGCATCGGCAGCATTGCGCGCTTGCGCGGCGTGGATCGACGCCGACCCTGCAGCTGACGCGCGTCTGCCGGTGCAACGGGTGCGGGCACAGGTCGAGATGGCGGTCGAGCACGTCTGTCGGCATGTGGGCCGCGCACTGGGGGCGACGCCGTTCTGTCGTGATCCGCAGTTCGCCCGTCTGGCCGTGGACCTGCCGGTGTTCATTCGTCAAAGCCATGCCGAGCGGGATCTGGCGCAACTGGGCGAACTGATCGCCGCACGGGAAACGGAGGATTGGTCGTTATGA
- a CDS encoding PIG-L family deacetylase produces the protein MSQAQPFGVAGTPLSQWQDSTALRGAQAISLEALVPPGSRLVVLAPHPDDEVLACGGLLAAMAMAGREQEIQLISVTDGEGSHPGSSQWPQARLRAQRRLESEYAVAALGLDVSRLSWHRLSLVDGGVAEGSEALIALLSEDLRPSDVLLSTWRHDGHCDHEAVGHCAAQAAASTGATLVEVPIWAWHWAEPNDPRIPWDQARKLMLSDEQLARKRRAISSHASQLQTDTSTGASPVLDTVTLDRLLQPFELVFL, from the coding sequence ATGAGTCAGGCGCAACCTTTTGGCGTCGCGGGCACGCCCTTGAGCCAATGGCAAGACAGCACCGCTTTGCGCGGCGCCCAGGCCATCAGCCTCGAAGCGCTGGTACCGCCGGGTTCACGGCTGGTGGTACTGGCTCCTCACCCGGACGATGAAGTGCTGGCCTGCGGCGGGTTGCTGGCGGCGATGGCGATGGCCGGTCGGGAGCAGGAGATTCAGCTGATTTCGGTGACGGATGGCGAAGGCAGCCACCCAGGTTCATCGCAGTGGCCGCAGGCGCGGCTTCGCGCGCAGCGTCGTCTGGAAAGCGAGTACGCGGTCGCCGCGCTGGGCCTTGATGTGTCTCGCCTGAGTTGGCATCGCCTGAGCCTCGTCGATGGCGGCGTGGCCGAAGGCTCCGAAGCGTTAATCGCGCTGCTGAGCGAGGACTTGCGCCCCAGCGACGTGTTGCTCAGCACCTGGCGCCACGACGGCCACTGCGATCACGAAGCCGTCGGCCATTGCGCTGCCCAAGCCGCCGCCAGCACCGGCGCAACGCTGGTGGAAGTACCGATCTGGGCCTGGCACTGGGCCGAACCCAATGACCCGCGCATTCCGTGGGATCAGGCGCGCAAGCTGATGCTCAGCGACGAACAGTTGGCGCGCAAACGCCGAGCCATCAGCTCACACGCCAGCCAGCTGCAAACCGACACCAGCACCGGCGCGTCGCCCGTGCTGGACACTGTGACCCTGGACCGTCTGCTCCAGCCCTTCGAACTGGTGTTTCTGTGA